A portion of the Streptomyces platensis genome contains these proteins:
- a CDS encoding heavy metal translocating P-type ATPase, protein MTTAIGAHGVELEIGGMTCASCAARIEKKLNRMEGVTATVNYATEKAQVTVAEGSTVAAADLIATVERTGYTATVPEPPAAEPSGSDAGDAADDRDGAALAALRRRLLISLVLTVPVVLMAMVPPLQFTNWQWLSLTLAAPVVAYGAWPFHRAAWTNLRHGAATMDTLISMGTLAALGWSLWALFFGTAGMPGMTHPFELTLARTDGSGAIYLEAAAGVTTFILAGRSFEARAKRKAGAALRALLELGAKDVAVLRDGREVRVPVGALHVGDRFVVRPGEKIATDGTVVEGASAVDASMLTGESVPVEVSPGDGVTGATVNAGGRLVVEATRVGADTQLARMARLVEDAQNGKAAAQRLADRISAVFVPLVIALALGTLGYWLATGHGAVAAFTAAVAVLIIACPCALGLATPTALMVGTGRGAQLGILLKGPEVLESTRRVDTVVLDKTGTVTTGVMTLTGVHLAEGETEPEVLRLAGALEHASEHPIARAVATGAEARGATLPAPEDFVNVPGLGVQGVVDGHAVLVGREQLLHRWSQFLPPELTAAKAAAEAAGRTAVTVGWDGAARAVLVVSDAVKPTSAEAVRRLRALGLTPVLLTGDHEAVAKSVAAEVGIDEVIAEVLPEDKVAVVARLQSEGRSVAMVGDGVNDAAALARADLGLAMGTGTDAAIEAGDLTLVRGDLRAAADAIRLARATLGTIRTNLFWAFGYNVAALPLAAAGLLNPMIAGAAMAFSSVFVVGNSLRLRRFRALS, encoded by the coding sequence ATGACCACCGCGATCGGAGCCCACGGCGTCGAGTTGGAGATCGGCGGGATGACCTGCGCCTCGTGCGCCGCCCGCATCGAGAAGAAGCTCAACCGCATGGAAGGGGTCACCGCCACCGTCAACTACGCCACCGAGAAGGCGCAGGTGACGGTCGCGGAGGGCAGCACCGTCGCGGCCGCCGACCTGATCGCCACCGTGGAGCGGACCGGCTACACCGCAACGGTCCCGGAGCCGCCGGCCGCCGAACCCTCCGGCAGCGACGCCGGGGACGCGGCCGACGACCGGGACGGCGCGGCGCTCGCCGCGCTGCGCCGGCGGCTGCTGATCTCCCTCGTCCTGACCGTCCCGGTGGTGCTGATGGCGATGGTGCCGCCCCTTCAGTTCACCAACTGGCAGTGGCTCTCGCTGACCCTGGCCGCCCCGGTGGTCGCGTACGGCGCCTGGCCGTTCCACCGAGCCGCCTGGACGAACCTGCGGCACGGCGCCGCCACGATGGACACCCTCATCTCGATGGGCACCCTCGCGGCCCTGGGCTGGTCGCTGTGGGCGCTGTTCTTCGGCACGGCGGGCATGCCGGGTATGACGCACCCCTTCGAGCTGACCCTCGCCCGTACCGACGGCAGCGGCGCGATCTATCTGGAGGCCGCGGCCGGAGTCACCACCTTCATCCTGGCCGGCCGCTCCTTCGAGGCGCGCGCGAAGCGCAAGGCGGGCGCTGCGCTGCGGGCGCTGCTGGAGCTGGGCGCCAAGGACGTCGCCGTGCTGCGCGACGGCCGGGAAGTCCGCGTCCCCGTCGGCGCGTTGCACGTCGGCGACCGCTTCGTCGTACGGCCCGGCGAGAAGATCGCCACCGACGGGACGGTCGTGGAGGGCGCCTCCGCCGTCGACGCCTCGATGCTCACCGGCGAGTCCGTCCCCGTCGAGGTCTCCCCCGGCGACGGCGTCACCGGCGCCACCGTCAACGCGGGCGGCCGGCTGGTCGTCGAGGCCACCCGGGTCGGCGCCGACACCCAGCTCGCCCGTATGGCACGGCTGGTCGAGGACGCCCAGAACGGGAAGGCCGCGGCGCAGCGGCTGGCCGACCGGATCTCCGCGGTCTTCGTCCCGCTCGTGATCGCGCTCGCCCTGGGCACCCTCGGCTACTGGCTCGCCACCGGCCACGGCGCGGTGGCCGCCTTCACCGCGGCCGTCGCCGTCCTGATCATCGCCTGCCCGTGCGCCCTGGGGCTGGCCACGCCGACCGCGCTGATGGTCGGCACCGGACGCGGCGCCCAGCTCGGCATCCTGCTCAAGGGCCCGGAGGTGCTGGAGTCGACCCGTCGGGTGGACACCGTCGTCCTGGACAAGACCGGCACGGTCACCACCGGAGTGATGACGCTGACCGGGGTCCATCTCGCCGAGGGCGAGACGGAGCCGGAGGTGCTGCGGCTGGCCGGCGCACTGGAACACGCCTCCGAGCACCCCATCGCCCGCGCCGTCGCCACCGGGGCCGAGGCCCGGGGCGCCACCCTGCCCGCCCCGGAGGACTTCGTGAACGTCCCGGGCCTGGGCGTCCAGGGCGTGGTCGACGGCCATGCCGTCCTGGTGGGCCGCGAGCAGCTGCTGCACCGGTGGAGCCAGTTCCTCCCGCCGGAGCTGACGGCCGCCAAGGCCGCGGCCGAGGCGGCGGGCCGGACCGCGGTCACCGTCGGCTGGGACGGCGCGGCGCGCGCGGTGCTGGTCGTGTCCGACGCGGTCAAGCCCACCAGCGCCGAAGCGGTGCGCCGGCTGCGCGCCCTGGGACTGACCCCGGTCCTGCTCACCGGCGACCACGAGGCCGTCGCCAAATCGGTGGCCGCCGAGGTCGGGATCGACGAAGTGATCGCCGAGGTGCTCCCCGAGGACAAGGTCGCGGTCGTCGCCCGGCTCCAGTCCGAGGGCCGCTCGGTCGCCATGGTCGGCGACGGCGTCAACGACGCGGCCGCACTGGCCCGCGCCGACCTGGGACTGGCGATGGGCACCGGCACGGACGCCGCGATCGAGGCCGGTGACCTCACCCTCGTACGGGGCGATCTGCGCGCCGCCGCGGACGCCATCCGGCTGGCCCGGGCGACACTCGGCACCATCCGCACCAACCTCTTCTGGGCCTTCGGCTACAACGTCGCGGCGCTGCCGCTGGCCGCGGCCGGCCTGCTCAACCCGATGATCGCCGGCGCCGCCATGGCCTTCTCCTCGGTCTTCGTCGTCGGCAACAGCCTGCGACTGCGGCGCTTCCGGGCGCTGTCGTGA
- a CDS encoding helix-turn-helix transcriptional regulator, with protein MSETSARLLNLLSLLQTPREWPGSELAGRLRVTTRTIRRDIDRLRELGYPVHATMGAEGGYRLAAGAAMPPLLLDDDEAVAIAVGLRSAAGHTIEGIEEASVRALAKLEQVLPARLRRRVGTLGTATVALPSGDHPTVDPEHLTVLAAAITNHERLRFRYRAGAGTRSKRLVEPHRLVAAGRRWYLVAYDNDREDWRIFRVDRLSEPFPTGVRTPPRTLPAADAATYVRERMQGAATTYRAVATVYAPAAEVAARLGGPALGALEPVDEASCRWHSNPEALEWLAVRLALLGHEFTVHEPPELVAYLRAMGGRAQRAAGEDEGATP; from the coding sequence ATGAGTGAGACATCGGCGCGACTGCTGAATCTGCTGTCCCTGTTGCAGACCCCGCGCGAATGGCCCGGCAGTGAGCTGGCCGGGCGGCTGCGGGTCACCACCCGGACGATCCGCCGCGATATCGACCGGCTGCGCGAGCTGGGCTATCCCGTACACGCCACGATGGGCGCGGAGGGCGGCTACCGACTCGCGGCGGGCGCCGCGATGCCGCCGCTGCTGCTGGACGACGACGAGGCGGTGGCCATCGCGGTCGGACTGCGCTCGGCCGCCGGGCACACCATCGAGGGCATCGAGGAGGCGTCCGTACGGGCGCTCGCCAAACTGGAGCAGGTGCTGCCGGCCCGGCTGCGGCGGCGGGTGGGCACGCTCGGCACGGCCACCGTGGCGCTGCCGTCCGGTGACCACCCGACCGTCGACCCGGAGCATCTGACGGTGCTCGCCGCGGCGATCACCAACCATGAGCGGCTGCGCTTCCGCTACCGGGCCGGGGCCGGCACCCGCAGCAAGCGCCTGGTGGAGCCGCACCGCCTGGTCGCGGCGGGGCGCCGCTGGTACCTCGTGGCGTACGACAACGACCGCGAGGACTGGCGGATCTTCCGGGTGGACCGGCTGAGCGAGCCGTTCCCCACCGGCGTCCGGACCCCGCCGCGCACCCTGCCGGCCGCCGACGCGGCCACCTATGTACGGGAGCGGATGCAGGGGGCGGCCACGACCTACCGGGCGGTGGCGACCGTGTACGCACCGGCCGCGGAGGTGGCCGCCCGGCTGGGCGGCCCGGCGCTGGGCGCGCTCGAACCGGTCGACGAGGCGTCCTGCCGCTGGCACAGCAACCCCGAGGCGCTGGAGTGGCTGGCGGTCCGGCTGGCCCTGCTGGGACACGAGTTCACCGTGCACGAACCGCCGGAGCTGGTCGCGTATCTGCGGGCGATGGGCGGCCGGGCGCAGCGGGCGGCGGGCGAGGACGAGGGCGCGACGCCGTGA